A region of Plantactinospora sp. BC1 DNA encodes the following proteins:
- the sigM gene encoding RNA polymerase sigma factor SigM has protein sequence MDGTGPVAGTASADGTGSAEAAGAADGTGPGGGGSPGDPERSDAELLRAHVDGDRDAFATLLHRHRDRLWAVALRTVSDREEAADALQDALLSAHRSAARFRGEAAVTTWLHRIVVNACLDRIRRRQAHPTVPLPDSTRPLDTARWQGGVEPAAPATDHDTRLVVRQALAELPVEQRAALVLVDLQGYSVAEVAEILGVAEGTVKSRCARGRARLALLLGHLRPAGTGRDPAPSPRVPSVTSGNLGSGGGVRSESIRLGTDKQVAPGRRGGRTDQDQEES, from the coding sequence ATCGACGGCACAGGCCCGGTTGCTGGCACAGCTTCGGCCGACGGCACAGGCTCGGCGGAGGCGGCCGGCGCGGCTGACGGCACCGGCCCGGGCGGCGGCGGATCGCCCGGCGATCCGGAGCGCAGCGACGCCGAACTGCTCCGGGCGCATGTCGACGGCGACCGGGACGCCTTCGCGACCCTCCTGCACCGGCACCGGGACCGGCTCTGGGCGGTGGCACTGCGTACGGTCTCCGACCGGGAGGAGGCGGCGGACGCCCTACAGGACGCCCTGCTCTCGGCGCACCGCTCGGCGGCCCGGTTCCGGGGCGAGGCCGCCGTCACCACCTGGCTGCACCGGATCGTGGTGAACGCCTGCCTCGACCGGATCCGCCGTCGGCAGGCCCACCCGACCGTGCCGCTGCCGGACAGCACCCGCCCGCTCGACACCGCCCGCTGGCAGGGCGGCGTCGAGCCGGCCGCGCCGGCCACCGACCACGACACCAGGCTCGTCGTACGCCAGGCGCTCGCGGAACTCCCGGTCGAGCAGCGGGCCGCGCTGGTGCTGGTCGACCTACAGGGCTATTCGGTCGCCGAGGTGGCCGAGATCCTCGGTGTCGCCGAGGGCACCGTGAAGAGCCGGTGCGCCCGGGGACGGGCCCGGCTCGCCCTCCTGCTCGGCCACCTCCGACCGGCGGGTACCGGCCGCGACCCGGCGCCGAGCCCGAGGGTGCCGTCGGTCACCAGCGGGAACCTCGGCTCCGGCGGCGGCGTCCGATCGGAATCGATCCGGCTGGGGACGGACAAGCAGGTGGCACCGGGCCGGCGTGGTGGCCGGACCGACCAGGACCAGGAGGAATCGTGA
- a CDS encoding GNAT family N-acetyltransferase, which translates to MSRRLVSLTLDTLEDLPRPCRRCVYWELDPVAAERAREAGDPGLEKEAWVSQTLLEWGSCGKLAYVDGMPAGFVMYAPPAYVPRSMAFPTSPVSADAALLTTAHIVTTFAGGGLGRMLVQGVARDLTKRGIKAIEAFGDAKFGDAGEGAGGCVAPADYFLSVGFKTVRPHPRFPRLRLELRTALSWKSDVEYALEKLLGSMSPEGLLRPVRPATRSAAG; encoded by the coding sequence ATGTCGCGACGTCTGGTCAGTCTGACCCTCGACACTCTCGAAGACCTGCCCCGGCCCTGCCGGCGGTGCGTCTACTGGGAGCTGGATCCGGTGGCCGCCGAACGTGCCCGCGAGGCGGGTGACCCCGGCCTGGAGAAGGAGGCCTGGGTCTCGCAGACGCTGCTCGAATGGGGCTCCTGCGGAAAGCTGGCATACGTCGACGGCATGCCGGCCGGGTTCGTGATGTACGCCCCGCCGGCCTACGTGCCCCGGTCGATGGCGTTTCCCACCTCCCCGGTCTCGGCCGACGCCGCACTGCTGACCACGGCACACATCGTCACCACCTTCGCCGGTGGCGGGCTGGGCCGGATGCTCGTCCAGGGGGTCGCGCGGGACCTGACGAAGCGGGGCATCAAGGCGATCGAGGCGTTCGGTGACGCGAAGTTCGGCGACGCGGGTGAGGGTGCCGGCGGCTGCGTCGCCCCGGCCGACTACTTCCTCTCGGTCGGCTTCAAGACGGTACGGCCGCATCCGCGCTTTCCCCGCCTCCGGCTGGAGTTGCGGACCGCGCTCTCCTGGAAGTCCGACGTCGAGTACGCGCTGGAGAAGCTGCTCGGCTCGATGAGCCCGGAAGGGCTGCTCCGGCCGGTACGCCCGGCCACCCGCTCGGCTGCCGGCTGA
- a CDS encoding N-acetylmuramoyl-L-alanine amidase, with the protein MRPIRRGDRGRAVIEIRAVLVGLSLLPAGGPPGADEFDAETERAVRAFQQDRGLSVDGQVGPETWRALDAARWRLGARTLYQAIPDPLIGEDVRTLQERLLEMGYDVGRADGVYGARTARAVAQFQREVGLPPDGACGPQTMNALRRLGRKVVGGRPTLLRESDAFRQSGPNLVGKVIVVDPGHDPFDPGFVVQDGTMRWTEADLAFDLAARLEGRLAAAGMRVHLTRGPAPAAPLADLTRADLANELGGDLLISLHIDGHANPEADGVATYHYGTSNGVTSSVGERLAGLVQREIVARTGLRNCQTHAKTWELLRLTRMPAVRVDVGYLTSPTDRARLIDPRFRDRVVDAIVAAVQRMYFPVEEDVPTGSIDVSELRAMVAAGAAARD; encoded by the coding sequence GTGCGTCCGATCCGACGTGGTGACCGGGGACGCGCGGTCATCGAGATCCGAGCCGTCCTGGTCGGGTTGAGCCTGCTGCCCGCCGGTGGGCCGCCCGGCGCCGACGAGTTCGACGCGGAGACCGAGCGCGCGGTACGCGCCTTCCAGCAGGACCGGGGGCTGAGCGTCGACGGTCAGGTCGGTCCGGAGACCTGGCGGGCGTTGGACGCGGCCCGTTGGCGCCTCGGCGCCCGTACCCTCTACCAGGCGATTCCCGACCCGCTGATCGGCGAGGACGTGCGTACCCTCCAGGAGCGCCTGCTGGAGATGGGTTACGACGTCGGCCGCGCCGACGGCGTCTACGGCGCCCGGACGGCCCGCGCGGTCGCCCAGTTCCAGCGCGAGGTCGGGCTGCCTCCGGACGGCGCCTGCGGCCCGCAGACCATGAACGCGCTGCGCCGGCTCGGCCGGAAGGTGGTCGGCGGCCGTCCGACCCTGCTGCGCGAGTCCGACGCGTTCCGCCAGTCCGGGCCGAACCTGGTCGGCAAGGTCATCGTCGTCGACCCCGGTCACGACCCCTTCGATCCCGGCTTCGTGGTGCAGGACGGCACGATGCGGTGGACCGAGGCGGACCTCGCCTTCGACCTCGCCGCCCGGCTGGAGGGCCGGCTCGCCGCCGCCGGCATGCGGGTGCACCTCACCCGGGGCCCGGCTCCGGCGGCACCGCTGGCCGACCTCACCCGGGCCGACCTGGCCAACGAACTCGGCGGTGACCTGCTGATCTCGCTGCACATCGACGGGCACGCGAATCCGGAGGCGGACGGGGTCGCCACCTACCACTACGGCACCTCGAACGGGGTGACGTCGAGCGTCGGCGAGCGGCTGGCCGGGCTCGTGCAGCGCGAGATCGTGGCCCGGACCGGGCTGCGCAACTGCCAGACCCACGCGAAGACCTGGGAGCTGCTCCGGTTGACCCGGATGCCGGCGGTACGCGTCGACGTCGGCTATCTCACCTCACCCACCGACCGGGCGCGGCTGATCGACCCCCGGTTCCGGGACCGGGTCGTGGACGCCATCGTCGCCGCCGTGCAGCGGATGTACTTCCCGGTCGAGGAGGACGTGCCGACCGGCTCGATCGACGTCAGCGAGCTGCGCGCGATGGTGGCGGCCGGCGCCGCCGCCCGGGACTGA
- a CDS encoding PLP-dependent aminotransferase family protein: MTGTTLDDYTDRYARRVRGMTASEIRALFAVASRPEVVSLAGGAPYIAALPLDAVGEMLNKLAADQGATTLQYGIGQGTLELRERICEVMALSGIDVGCGASPEDVVVTVGGQQALDLIARLFLDPGDVVLAEGPTYVGALGVFQSAQAQVVHVPMDADGLIPEALELAIAEVARSGRRAKFLYTIPTFQNPAGVTLTEERRERVLDICERAGLLVVEDDPYGQLGFDCEAPLPLRARRRDGVFYLSTFSKTFAPGLRVGWILAPHAVRDKLVIASEAQILCPSAFAQAAVTTYLSTMPWRQQLKIYREVYRERRDALLDALADYMPAGTSWTEPGGGLFVWATLPDGLDAKAMMPRAIAARVAYVPGTGFFADGTGAGHMRLNFSFPPPERIREGVRRLASVMEQETAMREVFGTVAAPSRRRGQAGADVPGPDLA, encoded by the coding sequence ATGACCGGCACGACGCTGGACGACTACACGGACCGCTATGCCCGGCGGGTACGCGGGATGACGGCATCGGAGATCCGAGCTCTCTTCGCCGTCGCCAGCCGTCCGGAGGTCGTCTCGTTGGCCGGTGGCGCACCCTACATCGCCGCGTTGCCGCTGGACGCGGTCGGCGAGATGCTGAACAAGCTCGCCGCCGACCAGGGCGCGACGACGCTCCAGTACGGCATCGGCCAGGGCACCCTGGAGCTGCGGGAACGGATCTGCGAGGTGATGGCGCTCTCCGGCATCGACGTCGGCTGTGGCGCCTCCCCGGAGGACGTGGTGGTGACGGTCGGCGGGCAGCAGGCGCTGGACCTGATCGCCCGGCTCTTCCTCGACCCCGGCGACGTGGTGCTGGCCGAGGGGCCCACCTACGTCGGCGCGCTCGGCGTCTTCCAGAGCGCACAGGCCCAGGTGGTGCACGTGCCGATGGACGCCGACGGCCTGATCCCGGAGGCGCTGGAGCTGGCCATCGCCGAGGTCGCCCGCTCGGGTCGCCGGGCGAAGTTCCTCTACACGATCCCGACCTTCCAGAACCCGGCCGGCGTCACGCTGACCGAGGAGCGCCGGGAGCGGGTGCTCGACATCTGCGAACGGGCCGGCCTGCTGGTGGTCGAGGACGACCCGTACGGCCAGCTCGGCTTCGACTGCGAGGCGCCGCTGCCGCTGCGGGCCCGCCGCCGGGACGGCGTCTTCTACCTGAGCACCTTCTCCAAGACCTTCGCGCCGGGCCTGCGGGTGGGCTGGATCCTGGCCCCGCACGCCGTACGCGACAAGCTGGTGATCGCCAGCGAGGCGCAGATCCTCTGCCCCAGCGCCTTCGCCCAGGCCGCCGTCACCACCTATCTGTCGACGATGCCGTGGCGGCAGCAGCTCAAGATCTACCGTGAGGTCTACCGGGAGCGCCGGGACGCCCTGCTCGACGCGCTCGCCGACTACATGCCGGCCGGCACCAGCTGGACCGAGCCGGGCGGCGGTCTCTTCGTCTGGGCGACGCTGCCGGACGGCCTGGACGCCAAGGCGATGATGCCGCGGGCGATCGCGGCCCGGGTCGCCTACGTGCCCGGCACCGGATTCTTCGCCGACGGCACCGGCGCGGGCCACATGCGGCTCAACTTCTCCTTCCCGCCGCCGGAGCGGATCCGCGAGGGCGTGCGCCGGCTGGCGAGCGTGATGGAGCAGGAGACCGCCATGCGCGAGGTCTTCGGCACCGTGGCTGCCCCGTCCCGCCGTCGTGGGCAGGCCGGCGCGGACGTGCCAGGTCCCGACTTGGCATGA
- the trxA gene encoding thioredoxin, which yields MGATSAVTDANFASDVLQSDTPVLVDFWAEWCGPCRKVDTLLEEIAGEMGDKVRIVKLNIDDNPETARAYRVLSVPTLTMFKGGEPVQSIAGARPKSDLLKLIETAL from the coding sequence GTGGGAGCAACAAGCGCCGTCACGGACGCCAACTTCGCCAGTGACGTGCTGCAGTCCGATACGCCGGTACTGGTGGACTTCTGGGCCGAGTGGTGCGGACCGTGCCGCAAGGTCGACACCCTGCTGGAGGAGATCGCCGGCGAGATGGGGGACAAGGTCCGGATCGTCAAGCTCAACATCGACGACAACCCGGAGACCGCTCGTGCCTACCGGGTGCTCTCGGTGCCGACCCTGACGATGTTCAAGGGCGGCGAGCCGGTCCAGTCCATCGCCGGGGCCCGGCCCAAGAGCGATCTGCTCAAGCTCATCGAGACCGCGCTGTAG
- the trxB gene encoding thioredoxin-disulfide reductase: MDEVRNLIIIGSGPAGYTAAVYAARANLKPLVIEGVQSGGALMTTTEVENFPGFADGIMGPELMDAMRKQAERFGAEFVTDDVTRVELADTGVPGSGAVSTAYVGETAYRAKAVILSTGSAWRPLGVPGEQEYLGHGVSSCATCDGFFFRGQEIVVVGGGDSAMEEATFLTKFASKVTIVHRRDEFRASKIMADRALANDKIQVEWNSVVEEVLGDDGKVSGVRLRNTHTGEAKTLDVSGVFVAIGHDPRSELFRGQVELDENGYVKVQAPSTRTNIPGVFAAGDLVDHTYRQAITAAGTGCAAALDAERFLATLEED, translated from the coding sequence GTGGACGAGGTCCGCAACCTGATCATCATCGGCTCTGGGCCGGCCGGTTACACCGCGGCGGTCTACGCCGCGCGCGCCAATCTCAAACCGCTGGTCATCGAGGGTGTGCAGTCCGGCGGTGCGCTGATGACCACCACCGAGGTGGAGAACTTCCCCGGCTTCGCGGACGGCATCATGGGTCCGGAGCTGATGGACGCGATGCGCAAGCAGGCCGAGCGGTTCGGGGCCGAGTTCGTCACCGACGACGTGACCCGGGTCGAGCTGGCCGACACCGGCGTGCCGGGCTCCGGCGCGGTCAGCACCGCGTACGTCGGCGAGACGGCGTACCGGGCGAAGGCCGTCATCCTGAGCACCGGTTCGGCCTGGCGGCCGCTGGGCGTGCCGGGCGAGCAGGAGTACCTCGGGCACGGTGTGTCGTCCTGTGCCACCTGTGACGGCTTCTTCTTCCGGGGCCAGGAGATCGTGGTGGTCGGTGGCGGGGACTCGGCGATGGAGGAGGCGACCTTCCTCACCAAGTTCGCCAGCAAGGTGACGATCGTGCACCGCCGGGACGAGTTCCGGGCCAGCAAGATCATGGCGGACCGGGCGCTGGCGAACGACAAGATCCAGGTCGAGTGGAACAGCGTGGTCGAGGAGGTGCTCGGCGACGACGGCAAGGTCTCCGGGGTACGCCTGCGCAACACGCACACCGGCGAGGCCAAGACGCTCGACGTCAGCGGCGTCTTCGTGGCGATCGGCCACGACCCGCGCAGCGAACTGTTCCGGGGCCAGGTGGAGCTGGACGAGAACGGCTACGTCAAGGTCCAGGCGCCGAGCACCCGGACCAACATCCCCGGCGTGTTCGCGGCCGGTGACCTGGTCGACCACACCTACCGCCAGGCGATCACCGCGGCCGGCACCGGCTGTGCCGCCGCCCTCGACGCCGAGCGGTTCCTCGCGACGCTCGAAGAAGACTGA
- a CDS encoding protein kinase family protein: MPSSTGPSIDTITEGGRVTQVGEGQEADEAAPSVMTFGAPAVGEILAERYELAEHINDDSAGRQVWRGVDVVLRRPVAVVLRYPGGDSAKEMLQAAVAASRVIHPNLVGVYDAIDEEDRAYVVREWVDGHSLRELVAEGVLDPARATSIAHAVSGAISAIHATGMVHGNLHPGTVMVGDDGRVVLADARTDGADTPETDVRAVGGILYYALTGHWPHAEASLTAGSTRRSRSPLPDAVRDASGTIAAPRQVRAGVPAYLDDLTMDLLDSQLAVPSSDVLAAELGRLDAAAEEHYLDSGPLRFTSGDDGGPDLPTPSNRRMLIGIAALLVIALVGLSLGINALVGDRDPSDGQAGPAPSAGTSTEPAVAGDPEPPAATPRKVNLKGDQVRVIDPDGTRSELDDVEKAVDGDVNEGWETETYRNGSKFGNKKDGMGILINLGEPREVTSVQVDFSESGVSAELRSGSKDFPANASGDRALVEAYSNRIGNAYEKTDSTRVLFSNFVAGQKYQYLMLWITDLPETEPGAARWKIGVQEITVQSR, translated from the coding sequence ATGCCTAGCAGCACGGGTCCATCGATCGACACGATCACCGAGGGAGGACGGGTGACCCAGGTCGGCGAAGGTCAGGAGGCGGACGAGGCAGCTCCGTCCGTGATGACCTTCGGTGCCCCCGCCGTCGGTGAGATCCTGGCCGAGCGGTACGAGCTTGCCGAACACATCAACGACGACAGCGCGGGCCGGCAGGTCTGGCGCGGTGTCGACGTGGTGCTGCGCCGACCGGTCGCCGTGGTGCTGCGCTATCCCGGCGGCGACTCCGCGAAGGAGATGCTCCAGGCCGCGGTGGCGGCCAGCCGGGTGATCCATCCCAACCTGGTCGGCGTCTACGACGCGATCGACGAGGAAGACCGGGCGTACGTCGTCCGCGAGTGGGTGGACGGACACTCCCTGCGGGAACTCGTCGCCGAGGGGGTGCTCGACCCGGCCCGGGCCACCAGCATCGCGCACGCCGTCTCCGGGGCGATCTCCGCCATCCACGCCACCGGCATGGTGCACGGCAACCTGCACCCCGGCACCGTGATGGTCGGCGACGACGGCCGGGTCGTGCTCGCCGACGCGCGTACCGACGGCGCGGACACCCCCGAGACCGACGTACGGGCGGTCGGCGGCATCCTCTACTACGCGCTGACCGGCCACTGGCCGCACGCCGAGGCGTCCCTCACCGCCGGCTCCACCCGGCGCTCCCGCTCTCCGCTGCCCGACGCGGTACGCGACGCGAGCGGCACCATCGCGGCCCCCCGGCAGGTCCGGGCCGGCGTACCCGCCTACCTCGACGACCTCACCATGGACCTGCTCGACTCGCAGCTCGCGGTGCCGTCCTCGGACGTCCTCGCCGCCGAGCTGGGCCGGCTCGACGCCGCCGCCGAGGAGCACTACCTCGACAGCGGGCCGCTCCGCTTCACCTCCGGTGACGACGGCGGCCCCGACCTGCCGACGCCGAGCAACCGCAGGATGCTGATCGGGATCGCCGCCCTGCTGGTGATCGCGCTGGTCGGGCTCTCGCTCGGCATCAACGCGCTGGTCGGCGACCGGGACCCGTCCGACGGCCAGGCCGGGCCGGCCCCGAGCGCGGGCACCAGCACCGAGCCGGCGGTCGCCGGAGACCCGGAGCCACCGGCCGCCACCCCGCGCAAGGTCAACCTCAAGGGCGACCAGGTCCGGGTGATCGACCCGGACGGCACCCGGAGCGAGCTGGACGACGTGGAGAAGGCGGTCGACGGCGACGTCAACGAGGGCTGGGAGACCGAGACCTACCGCAACGGTTCGAAGTTCGGCAACAAGAAGGACGGGATGGGCATCCTGATCAACCTGGGCGAGCCCAGGGAGGTCACCAGCGTCCAGGTGGACTTCTCGGAGAGCGGCGTCTCCGCCGAGCTTCGCTCCGGCAGCAAGGACTTCCCGGCGAACGCCAGCGGCGACCGGGCGCTCGTCGAGGCGTACAGCAACCGGATCGGCAACGCGTACGAGAAGACCGACAGCACCAGGGTCCTGTTCAGCAACTTCGTGGCGGGCCAGAAATACCAGTACCTGATGCTGTGGATCACCGACCTGCCGGAGACCGAGCCGGGCGCCGCCCGGTGGAAGATCGGGGTTCAGGAGATCACGGTCCAGAGCCGGTGA
- a CDS encoding D-alanine--D-alanine ligase, with translation MGTHSADDPLLAAEWPDLVPQEATAELRVLVLAGGLSYERDVSLKSGRRVLDALRSVGVEAELRDADVSLLPLLRDDPPDAVVIALHGSTGEDGSLRGVLDICDVPYVGCDARSSRLAWDKPSAKAVLREDGIPTPDWVALPHDRFSELGAVAVLDRIVDRLGLPLMIKPAQGGSGLGAAVVRDPAALPAAMVGCFAYDSTALVERFVPGMDVAVSVVDLGDGPRALPAVEIVPRNGVYDYAARYTAGLTTWHAPARLSATAAARVAETALAAHAALGLRDLSRVDLIVDEDDRPHVLEVNVSPGMTETSLLPLAVGAAGLDFGELLRTLVARAAQRRTPGRP, from the coding sequence ATGGGTACCCACTCCGCCGACGATCCGCTGCTCGCCGCCGAATGGCCGGACCTCGTACCACAGGAGGCCACGGCGGAGCTGCGGGTACTCGTACTCGCCGGTGGACTCTCCTACGAGCGGGACGTGTCGCTGAAGTCCGGTCGACGGGTACTCGACGCGCTCCGCTCGGTGGGAGTGGAGGCGGAGCTGCGGGACGCCGACGTCTCGCTGCTGCCGCTGCTCCGGGACGATCCCCCGGACGCGGTGGTGATCGCCCTGCACGGGTCGACCGGCGAGGACGGCTCGCTGCGCGGCGTACTCGACATCTGCGACGTGCCGTACGTCGGCTGTGACGCCCGGTCGTCCCGACTGGCCTGGGACAAGCCGTCGGCGAAGGCGGTACTCCGCGAGGACGGCATCCCCACCCCGGACTGGGTGGCGCTGCCGCACGACCGGTTCTCCGAACTCGGGGCGGTGGCGGTGCTGGACCGGATCGTCGACCGGCTCGGACTGCCACTCATGATCAAGCCGGCCCAGGGCGGCTCGGGTCTCGGCGCCGCCGTGGTCCGGGACCCCGCCGCACTTCCGGCGGCGATGGTCGGCTGCTTCGCGTACGACTCGACGGCGCTCGTGGAGCGCTTCGTACCCGGAATGGACGTGGCGGTCTCGGTGGTCGACCTGGGCGACGGCCCGCGCGCGCTGCCCGCCGTCGAGATCGTCCCGCGCAACGGCGTCTACGACTACGCCGCCCGCTACACCGCCGGGCTCACCACCTGGCACGCCCCGGCCCGGTTGTCGGCCACCGCGGCGGCCCGGGTCGCGGAGACCGCCCTCGCGGCCCACGCCGCGCTCGGGCTCCGCGACCTGTCCCGGGTGGACCTGATCGTCGACGAGGACGACCGGCCGCACGTGCTGGAGGTCAACGTCTCGCCCGGGATGACCGAGACCTCGCTGCTACCACTCGCCGTGGGCGCCGCCGGGCTCGACTTCGGCGAGCTGCTGCGCACGCTGGTCGCCCGCGCCGCCCAGCGCCGCACCCCCGGCCGCCCCTGA
- the murJ gene encoding murein biosynthesis integral membrane protein MurJ — MAGGLYRSANAMPDGVPPPQDGATLISAQPALESTTPPPETAGSAAGNSAIMAIGSLVSRGTGFLRTLMVTAALGAFAVNDAYATALIIPQMVYEFLLGGILTSVLVPVLVRRRRVDPDGGQAYAQRLLTLAVLALGVAAVLAIAAAPLLTAIYAGGRGGDYHSLVTTLSRLLLPIIFFSGLSALVAAILNTRGHFAAPMWTPILNNLVIIAACALYIAIYGTELIDPAEMSPGRILLLGGGTLLGIVVQAVGLLPALRRVGFRWRWRFDFRALGLRELGRLGGWMFCYVAVNSIGLIVLFNLLNQVEGESAGPAIYNNVFLLLMMAHGIIAVSIITALMPRMSAAAADGRFEDMATDLSRTVRTVTAVLAPIAVCYAVLAEPIAVSLFDYGAARGDAGAISPVLLVAALALIPFAVSQVFTFAFWALPDTRMPALINIPVVLVRILVQILVFAVFSTSVLASGMMVGNAVSYVAAAVISAWLLRPRIGRMGLGAMLNTFGRVVVAALGATLVGLLVVVLLPGSAIENRWLGFLEVAIGGAAIGATYLGLALLLRIREITTVVGMVRRRLGR, encoded by the coding sequence ATGGCTGGCGGGCTGTACCGCAGCGCGAACGCCATGCCCGACGGCGTCCCGCCGCCCCAGGACGGCGCCACGCTGATCTCGGCGCAGCCGGCCCTGGAGAGCACCACGCCGCCGCCGGAGACCGCCGGCAGCGCCGCCGGCAACAGCGCGATCATGGCGATCGGCAGCCTGGTGAGCCGGGGTACCGGCTTCCTGCGCACCCTGATGGTCACGGCCGCGCTGGGCGCCTTCGCGGTCAACGACGCGTACGCGACCGCGTTGATCATCCCGCAGATGGTCTACGAGTTCCTGCTCGGCGGCATCCTGACCAGCGTGCTGGTGCCGGTGCTGGTACGCCGACGCCGGGTCGACCCCGACGGCGGCCAGGCGTACGCCCAACGCCTGCTCACCCTCGCGGTGCTGGCCCTCGGCGTGGCCGCGGTGCTGGCGATCGCCGCCGCCCCGCTGCTGACCGCGATCTACGCGGGCGGCCGCGGCGGCGACTACCACTCGCTGGTCACCACGCTCTCCCGGCTGCTGTTGCCGATCATCTTCTTCTCCGGGCTGAGCGCGCTGGTCGCCGCGATCCTCAACACCCGTGGGCACTTCGCGGCGCCGATGTGGACACCGATCCTCAACAACCTCGTCATCATCGCCGCCTGCGCCCTCTACATCGCCATCTACGGCACCGAACTCATCGACCCGGCCGAGATGAGCCCGGGTCGGATCCTGCTGCTCGGCGGCGGCACCCTGCTCGGGATAGTCGTCCAGGCCGTCGGCCTGCTGCCGGCGCTGCGCAGGGTCGGCTTCCGCTGGCGGTGGCGGTTCGACTTCCGGGCGCTGGGCCTGCGCGAGCTGGGCCGGCTCGGCGGCTGGATGTTCTGCTACGTGGCGGTCAACTCGATCGGTCTGATCGTGCTCTTCAACCTGCTCAACCAGGTCGAGGGCGAGTCGGCCGGACCGGCCATCTACAACAACGTCTTCCTGCTGCTGATGATGGCGCACGGCATCATCGCGGTCTCGATCATCACCGCGCTGATGCCCCGGATGAGTGCCGCCGCCGCCGACGGCCGGTTCGAGGACATGGCGACCGACCTGTCCCGTACGGTCCGGACCGTCACCGCCGTGCTCGCGCCGATCGCGGTCTGCTACGCCGTACTCGCCGAACCGATCGCGGTGAGCCTCTTCGACTACGGCGCGGCCCGGGGCGACGCGGGGGCGATCTCGCCGGTGCTGCTGGTCGCCGCGCTGGCGCTGATCCCGTTCGCGGTCAGTCAGGTCTTCACCTTCGCGTTCTGGGCGCTGCCCGACACCCGCATGCCGGCGCTGATCAACATCCCGGTGGTACTGGTCCGGATCCTGGTGCAGATCCTCGTCTTCGCCGTCTTCTCCACCTCGGTACTCGCCTCCGGGATGATGGTCGGCAACGCCGTCTCGTACGTCGCCGCGGCGGTGATCTCCGCCTGGCTGCTGCGCCCCCGGATCGGCCGGATGGGGCTCGGCGCGATGCTCAACACCTTCGGCCGGGTGGTCGTGGCCGCGCTCGGCGCCACCCTGGTCGGCCTGCTGGTGGTGGTCCTGCTGCCCGGCTCGGCGATCGAGAACCGCTGGCTGGGCTTCCTGGAGGTGGCGATCGGCGGGGCGGCGATCGGCGCCACGTACCTCGGACTCGCCCTGCTGCTGCGGATCCGGGAGATAACCACGGTGGTCGGCATGGTCCGGCGCCGGCTCGGTCGGTGA